TGGTGGCCGGTCCGCCGTTCATCCACAGCAGAATGACCGACTTGTGCTTTTTTGGGGTGGCCGTGGCGTCGGCCGCGAGCGCTTGCAACCAGCCCGATTGGGACGCACCGATGGCGCCCAGCGCCGAGAGACGCAAGTAGTCGCGGCGCGATGGCCCGGCGCGGAGCGCGGAACCCGAAACGCGGAGTGAGAACATGGAGCCCTCCTGTTGATTCGGTTACGGTTCGCAGCACTCCGGGCGAAATCGATCCGCGCGAAGTGCCGCGTTCCCGCTAGTGGTTCGTGTTGAACTCGGTGGTGTTGACCAGTGCCCAGAACACGTCGCCGAGGGCGCGTTCGCGTTCCGATTCGGTGACGCCTTCGACGAACGCGACCATCGTCTGCGATTCCTTCGCGCTCGGCTTGCGCCCGAGCACCGCGAGGAACAGCGTTTCGATCCGCCCCTTCGTGTCGAGGAACGGGGCGCTCGCTACCCCGCCGAGCGTCGGATTCTTCGTCGGGTCCGTGAGATCCGTTGTGAGGCGCCCGTTCATCATCGAGAGCGCCTGAGTGATCGAGCGCTCGGCCGTGACCGGGCGCTCGACGTGGAACTGCGCCGCGAATCGCTTGCGCCCCTCCAAGCCCAACCCACGGCCGGTGTCCGCGCGCTCGGGCGGAAGCCCCGCGGCCGTGCGGAGGCTGTCGTAGAGTTGCTCACCCGTCAGCCCGCGAACCGGCATGCGGGCGAACAGCCTCGGGTCGGCGGGGGCATCTTCGCGTGTTAGTGCGGAGAGCTGGTACGCCTTCGTGAGAACCAGCGCGCGGGTGATGTACTTCAGGTCGAACCCGCTGGCCGCGAACGCATCGGCGAGTTCCTTCAGTAGTTCCGCGTGGTAGCCGGTGCTCCCGCTGTCGCCGCTCAGGTCGTCGAGCGGTTCAACGAGCGCGGTGCCGTAAATGTGCGCCCAGAGCCGGTTCACCGCGTTCCGGGCGAAGTACGGATTGTCCTTCACGGTCAACCAGTCCGCGAGCAACGTGCGACCGGTGTCCGAAGCCAGTACCTCGGGCCACTTCACCGCGCCGCCGTCAAGTAGTTCGGGAGCTAGTGATTTCTTCGTGTTGGGGATCATCAGTTCCGGTGGCACCGCCTTGCCGGATTTGTCTTTGGTCGGCGGGGCGAAGAACGCGGCCGTTTGCCAGAACTGGTCGCGGGTCCAGCGCGCGAACGGGTGGTTGTGGCACTGCGCGCAATCGAGGTTCACGCCCAGGAACGAGCGGGTGGCGTTCGCCGCGAGGTTTTCCGGCTTGCTCTCGCTGGCCGCGAAAAACCCGACCGGGCTGACGCCCCCGCGCCGGGTGCCAGTAGATTCGGGCATCGTAAGCAGCTCGCGCACGACGCGGTC
This region of Gemmata massiliana genomic DNA includes:
- a CDS encoding DUF1549 and DUF1553 domain-containing protein; this translates as MRYHRYLLPLVAAIAWPTALGAAPPDPTQLAALIDGRLSSEWQKAGAKPAPVIDDATFLRRATLDLSGRVPTTAEVREFLADTAPDKRTKLITRLIDSGGHTRHMATFWRRTWVPQADTAEFARLADDFESWVAARIQENVPYDRVVRELLTMPESTGTRRGGVSPVGFFAASESKPENLAANATRSFLGVNLDCAQCHNHPFARWTRDQFWQTAAFFAPPTKDKSGKAVPPELMIPNTKKSLAPELLDGGAVKWPEVLASDTGRTLLADWLTVKDNPYFARNAVNRLWAHIYGTALVEPLDDLSGDSGSTGYHAELLKELADAFAASGFDLKYITRALVLTKAYQLSALTREDAPADPRLFARMPVRGLTGEQLYDSLRTAAGLPPERADTGRGLGLEGRKRFAAQFHVERPVTAERSITQALSMMNGRLTTDLTDPTKNPTLGGVASAPFLDTKGRIETLFLAVLGRKPSAKESQTMVAFVEGVTESERERALGDVFWALVNTTEFNTNH